Proteins found in one Sorghum bicolor cultivar BTx623 chromosome 1, Sorghum_bicolor_NCBIv3, whole genome shotgun sequence genomic segment:
- the LOC8081914 gene encoding ras-related protein Rab11D, whose amino-acid sequence MAGAGDKVDYVFKVVLIGDSAVGKSQILARFARNEFSLDSKATIGVEFQTRTLVIDHRSVKAQIWDTAGQERYRAVTSAYYRGALGALLVYDITRRQSFDHIPRWLDELRAHADKNIVIMLVGNKSDLEEQRAVSTEDAKEFAEKENLFFLETSALQATNVESAFQTVLTEIFKIHSKKNMVSEPKSNGVAPAMAGTKVLVPGPAQEIPKSKCCSSM is encoded by the exons ATGGCGGGGGCCGGAGACAAGGTGGACTACGTCTTCAAGGTGGTGCTGATCGGCGACTCGGCGGTGGGCAAGTCGCAGATCCTCGCCCGCTTCGCCCGCAACGAGTTCAGCCTCGACTCCAAGGCCACCATCGGCGTCGAGTTCCAGACCCGCACCCTCGTCATCGACCACAGGAGCGTCAAGGCCCAGATCTGGGACACCGCCGGCCAGGAGAG GTACAGAGCTGTGACAAGTGCTTATTACAGAGGTGCACTGGGAGCTTTGCTGGTCTATGACATCACCAGACGCCAGAGCTTCGATCATATACCCCGCTGGCTAGATGAACTCCGAGCCCATGCTGACAAGAACATTGTGATAATGCTGGTTGGCAACAAGAGTGATCTCGAGGAGCAGCGAGCCGTGAGCACTGAAGATgccaaggagtttgccgagaAGGAGAATCTCTTCTTCCTGGAGACCTCTGCGCTCCAGGCAACAAACGTAGAGAGTGCTTTCCAAACTGTCTTGACAGAGATCTTCAAAATTCACAGCAAGAAGAACATGGTGTCGGAGCCAAAGAGCAATGGAGTTGCCCCAGCAATGGCAGGGACGAAGGTCCTTGTCCCAGGTCCGGCGCAGGAAATCCCAAAGAGCAAGTGCTGCAGTTCCATGTGA
- the LOC8081913 gene encoding uncharacterized protein LOC8081913: MGKMNCFSGLLSGKRKASKGKNKGAYVKKGSGNDCPKVKPVEFMDMADTVVDDVVSRGGDSSVPASACNSRFVVHAAAQLPRHASGENGDKAAAKKESSAADDDLVAGVGSSGHSSYGTGNSDAKSTEPDDGERSSLGRMSPTASPKLMRSCSNIETTRSVVPAGSDLPAKSRSYNDLKILPPGRSTAARSGAIDASPTASFRTSCSADRVMLKKRSSRQVLPSRSRKLWWQMFLWSHRNLHRPGASATMPTLLPPSPGQEEEEEEGGAAHQHDGYTSDTLGAVTADAKNKGVAIEADPITSQWVAFSAEASPLDRVSAWVNSLGDGSFHAVDEDDATGHGSGGEGAARPRRQRCSEIVELSTATAGGKRNPEAKRRAADEAAQASGIVQTLNTFSSVAHIAGMGLKTVPTIAAFSTLRAVNLSGNTIVEISAGSLPKGLHSLDLSRNKIAIIEGLRELTRLRVLNLSYNRISRIGHGLSSCTAIRELYLAGNKISDVEGLHRLLKLAVLDVSFNKITTAKSLGQLVANYGSLRAINLLGNPVQANTGDDTLRKAVSGLLPRIEYLNKQAVKPQRAREVAKDSVAQAALGNAGWNSRRRLTRRLSQSPGSAGKGGRGRDGNGNGSRRGSRSRSMTRPQSSSLPRR, from the exons ATGGGCAAGATGAACTGCTTCTCCGGCCTGCTCAGCGGCAAGAGGAAGGCATCCAAG GGTAAGAACAAGGGCGCTTACGTCAAGAAGGGTAGTGGCAATGATTGTCCCAAGGTGAAGCCGGTGGAGTTCATGGACATGGCGGACACTGTTGTCGACGACGTCGTCAGCAGAGGCGGAGACAGCAGCGTTCCTGCGTCTGCATGCAACAGTAGGTTTGTCGTTCACGCAGCCGCCCAGCTGCCACGCCATGCCAGTGGCGAGAATGGCGACAAGGCCGCAGCTAAGAAGGAGTCgtccgccgccgacgacgacctcgtcgccggcGTTGGCTCCTCCGGTCACAGCAGCTACGGAACTGGCAACAGCGATGCCAAGAGCACCGAGCCGGACGACGGCGAGCGCTCCAGCCTTGGCCGCATGTCGCCAACGGCATCGCCGAAGCTGATGCGCTCCTGCTCCAACATCGAGACGACGAGGTCTGTCGTCCCGGCAGGGTCCGACCTGCCGGCGAAGTCGCGCTCCTACAACGACCTGAAGATCCTGCCTCCCGGAAGGTCGACCGCCGCCCGCAGCGGCGCGATCGACGCGAGCCCGACGGCGTCCTTCAGGACCTCGTGCTCCGCCGACCGCGTCATGCTGAAGAAGCGGTCGTCGAGGCAGGTGCTCCCGTCCAGGAGCCGGAAGCTGTGGTGGCAGATGTTCCTCTGGAGCCACCGCAACCTGCACCGGCCGGGCGCGAGCGCGACCATGCCCACGCTGCTGCCGCCATCGCCggggcaagaagaagaagaagaagaaggcggTGCCGCGCACCAGCACGACGGGTACACGTCCGACACGCTGGGCGCGGTCACCGCGGACGCCAAGAACAAAGGCGTCGCCATCGAGGCGGACCCCATTACGAGCCAGTGGGTCGCGTTCTCCGCCGAGGCCTCGCCGCTGGACCGGGTCAGCGCGTGGGTGAACAGCCTCGGGGACGGCTCGTTCCACGCCGTCGACGAGGACGATGCCACGGGGcacggcagcggcggcgaaGGCGCCGCTCGCCCGCGACGGCAGCGGTGCTCCGAGATCGTGGAGCTGTCGACGGCGACGGCCGGCGGCAAGAGGAACCCGGAGGCGAAGCGGCGCGCGGCGGACGAGGCTGCCCAGGCGAGCGGCATCGTGCAGACGctcaacaccttctcctccgTCGCCCACATCGCCGGCATGGGGCTCAAGACCGTCCCGACGATTGCGGCTTTCTCGACCCTCCGTGCCGTCAATCTGTCTGGAAACACGATTG TTGAAATCAGCGCTGGATCGTTGCCCAAAGGCCTGCATTCGCTGGATCTGTCGAGGAACAAGATTGCAATCATCGAGGGGCTGCGGGAGCTGACGAGGCTGCGGGTGCTCAACCTCAGCTACAACCGGATCTCACGGATCGGGCATG GCCTGTCGAGCTGCACGGCGATCAGGGAGCTGTACCTGGCCGGGAACAAGATCAGCGACGTGGAGGGGCTTCACCGGCTGCTGAAGCTGGCCGTCCTGGACGTGAGCTTCAACAAGATCACCACGGCCAAGTCCCTGGGCCAGCTCGTGGCCAACTACGGCTCGCTGCGGGCGATCAACCTGCTGGGCAACCCGGTGCAGGCCAACACCGGCGACGACACGCTCCGCAAGGCCGTGTCGGGCCTGCTCCCGCGGATCGAGTACCTCAACAAGCAGGCCGTCAAGCCGCAGCGCGCGCGGGAGGTGGCCAAGGACAGCGTCGCGCAGGCGGCGCTCGGGAACGCCGGCTGGAACTCGCGGAGGCGGCTCACGCGGCGCCTCAGCCAGAGCCCCGGGTCGGCGGGGAAGGGCGGCCGGGGCAGGGACGGCAACGGCAACGGCAGCCGCAGGGGCAGCAGGAGCAGGTCCATGACCAGGCCCCAGAGCTCGAGCTTGCCAAGGAGATGA